A window of the Acipenser ruthenus chromosome 30, fAciRut3.2 maternal haplotype, whole genome shotgun sequence genome harbors these coding sequences:
- the LOC117966021 gene encoding protein kish-B, with the protein MTNVYSFDGILIFGLLFVCTCAYLKKVPKLKNWLLSEKKGIWGVFYKAAVIGTRLHVVVALSCVVMGFYVLFIK; encoded by the exons ATGACCAACG TGTATTCATTCGACGGTATCCTCATCTTTGGCTTGCTGTTTGTTTGCACGTGTGCTTACTTGAAGAAAGTTCCGAAGCTAAAGAACTGGCTCCTGTCAGAAAAGAAAGGCATCTGGGGGGTGTTTTACAAAG CTGCAGTGATCGGAACGAGACTTCACGTTGTGGTCGCATTGTCCTGCGTGGTGATGGGCTTCTACGTCTTGTTTATAAAATGA
- the LOC117431187 gene encoding protein FAM107B-like gives MLKPCVNSAVGFISLAHQWLSLDVRFLQKNGSFETARKSSVRKPSPLTTMGGSHAKRTGFRKQRKEDYSIRTPPSYLDTDSPQDLIQPRKVTHPVLDSQRHQDLHRELVLSCKRGLLPENKPELQRVLEQRKLEQLREQEEAQRPKSDLEQELKKRQQKLELYEQEQMKPKADEEDVPEFVKVKENLRRLKLNGE, from the exons ATGCTGAAGCCATGTGTTAACAGCGCAGTCGGTTTCATTTCTTTAGCACACCAATGGCTTTCTCTGGATGTAAGGTTCCTGCAGAAAAACGGTTCATTTGAGACCGCGAGGAAATCGTCTGTGAGGAAACCCAGTCCACTAACCACCATGGGAGGATCACACGCAAAGAGA ACTGGATTCAGGAAGCAAAGAAAAG AAGACTACAGCATCAGAACGCCCCCCTCTTACCTGGACACTGACAGCCCCCAGGATTTAATTCAGCCCAGAAAGGTAACCCACCCCGTCCTCGATTCACAACGCCACCAGGACCTGCACAGAGAGCTCGTTCTGAGCTGCAAGCG GGGTCTTCTGCCAGAGAACAAGCCAGAGCTGCAGAGAGTGCTGGAGCAGAGGAAGCTGGAGCAGCTCCGAGAACAGGAAGAGGCGCAGAGACCCAAATCAGACCTAGAGCAGGAGCTCAAGAAGAGGCAGCAGAAACTGGAACTG TACGAGCAGGAGCAGATGAAACCGAAAGCAGATGAGGAAGACGTGCCCGAGTTTGTGAAAGTGAAGGAGAACCTACGCAGGCTCAAACTGAACGGGGAATAG
- the LOC117966019 gene encoding probable G-protein coupled receptor 25, with product MENTSEPADHNYSDYYYYNFDFTNVSDLNITEACDASELPSQKYIIPALYFLVFFTGLFGNLLVILILSSKQSSKRRLVDTFVIHLAVADLVFVCTLPLWSVSAAYDHQWNFGNFLCKFSSYVIAVNRYSNIFFLACMSVDRYVAIVKMLDSRFLRNNRCVQITCGVIWVSSVLLGAPALVYRNVSADEDGKLICSEDSRSTFFSSISLLSLIVAFVLPLAVILFCYCSILAKLRRHRLHQSAKTDLKRRHSIKMVFSIIVAFVISWLPFNVFKSIHIVSNLREVSLTCSLQTALRWGLVISSCLAFFNSCANPILYFRLDNYFRHRAKDMCLVLFSSSHRSTALPMSGATTDSTGSTVSRPRLSSILLTHPK from the coding sequence ATGGAAAACACTAGCGAACCAGCCGACCACAATTATAGCGACTATTATTACTACAACTTTGACTTCACTAACGTCTCTGATTTGAATATTACTGAAGCGTGTGACGCCAGCGAGCTCCCTTCCCAGAAGTATATAATCCCAGCGCTGTACTTTCTTGTGTTCTTCACCGGGCTCTTTGGGAATTTGCTGGTCATTCTGATCCTCAGTTCCAAGCAATCCAGCAAGAGAAGGCTCGTGGATACTTTCGTCATCCACCTGGCCGTGGCGGATTTAGTCTTCGTTTGCACGCTGCCTCTCTGGTCGGTCTCGGCGGCTTACGATCACCAGTGGAATTTTGGAAACTTCCTTTGCAAGTTCAGCAGTTACGTCATCGCCGTTAACAGGTACTCCAATATCTTCTTCCTCGCGTGCATGAGCGTGGACAGGTACGTGGCGATTGTCAAGATGCTGGACTCCAGATTCCTACGCAACAACAGGTGCGTACAAATCACCTGCGGCGTCATCTGGGTATCTTCGGTACTGCTCGGCGCTCCAGCGCTCGTTTACAGAAACGTGTCCGCGGACGAGGACGGCAAATTAATCTGCAGCGAAGACAGCCGCTCGACCTTCTTCAGCAGCATCAGCTTGCTGTCCCTGATCGTCGCGTTCGTGCTTCCCCTGGCCGTTATCCTGTTCTGTTACTGCTCCATTCTGGCTAAACTGCGCCGCCACCGCCTGCACCAAAGCGCCAAAACCGACCTGAAACGAAGGCACTCCATCAAGATGGTCTTCAGCATCATCGTCGCTTTCGTCATCTCCTGGTTGCCTTTCAACGTCTTCAAAAGCATCCACATCGTGTCCAACCTGCGGGAAGTCTCTCTCACCTGCTCCCTCCAAACGGCCCTCAGGTGGGGCTTGGTCATATCGTCGTGTCTGGCATTCTTCAATAGCTGCGCAAACCCCATCCTCTATTTCAGGCTGGACAACTACTTCAGACACCGCGCGAAGGACATGTGTCTCGTCCTCTTCTCGTCCAGCCACCGCTCTACTGCGCTTCCCATGTCCGGCGCGACTACTGACAGCACGGGCTCAACAGTAAGCAGGCCACGCCTGTCTTCCATCCTTCTGACGCACCCAAAATGA
- the LOC117966020 gene encoding protein CFAP276-like: protein MPPTRDPYPYPKYENDDVYLGRERSRSKKVPHPKPTHLAQQEDPWNRLNARATLASARREIFHFDHEAPRDSLDFHLKTTYNQHEEFLRDKNETLYQKETISDDHGRILKNRVKEPPGPPELQRTPIRVWTNPQNESIHSIHGAVESHHNASTNRGYSRKHDGGFYSV, encoded by the exons ATGCCCCCCACAAGAGACCCCTACCCCTATCCGAAGTATGAAAATGATGACGTGTACCTCGGTAGAGAAAGGAGCCGCTCGAAG AAAGTTCCACACCCCAAACCCACCCACTTGGCGCAGCAAGAGGACCCCTGGAACCGCCTCAACGCAAGAGCCACCCTGGCCAGCGCCAGGAGAGAAATATTTCACTTCGACCACGAG GCTCCGAGAGACAGTTTGGATTTCCATCTGAAGACCACCTACAACCAGCATGAGGAGTTCCTCAGAGACAAGAATGAGACCCTCTATCAGAAAGAAACCATCAGCGATGACCACGG CAGAATATTGAAGAATCGAGTGAAAGAACCACCTGGCCCACCAGAACTCCAAAGAACTCCCATCAGGGTCTGGACGAACCCCCAGAATGAATCCATCCACAGTATACACGGAGCTGTAG AAAGCCATCACAACGCATCTACTAACCGGGGCTACTCCAGGAAGCACGATGGCGGCTTCTATTCAGTTTAA